The proteins below are encoded in one region of Methanosarcina barkeri 3:
- a CDS encoding YcaO-related McrA-glycine thioamidation protein: MPEIKLDRSISYLEGTQRVYDEATTLENTKDEIKKIGVTRIADITNLDRLGIPIFSAIRPSAARGAISIYSGKGSTEQRARISAIMESFERCLAERPGLNANIKSEISAPTLVESYVRAIESCTVLDPATLLLPQPYLPQSLLEWVGTYDLMNNEEVFVSSNSVYHPYDSPGQCQKLFLSNTNGLASGNVIEEAILHGMLEVIERDAISIAQYSRNLGKEIVLTEKDGYLYELASKFKDAGIELKIWLVPSDTGIPTVIAVTDDVKLKDPALLVMGAGSHLKPEIAVARAITEAAQSRVVQIQGAREDTDREGFIRSVGYDRMKRLNRFWFEDGEKISLSEVQDLSRKSPAENIDVILEKLKGLAERVLVVDLSREEIKVPVVRVIIPGLELFTIDRDRKGKRIGSQRKKEFSRNKNEKPWKRR; encoded by the coding sequence ATGCCTGAAATAAAACTTGACAGATCGATCTCATATCTCGAAGGGACACAGCGAGTATATGATGAAGCCACAACCCTGGAAAACACTAAAGATGAGATAAAAAAGATAGGGGTTACCCGAATTGCAGATATTACAAACCTTGACAGGCTAGGAATCCCTATTTTTTCGGCAATCCGCCCCAGTGCCGCAAGGGGAGCGATCAGTATATACTCAGGCAAGGGCTCAACTGAGCAAAGGGCCCGGATTTCGGCGATAATGGAAAGTTTTGAGCGCTGCCTTGCAGAAAGACCTGGCCTGAACGCAAATATTAAAAGTGAGATTTCTGCCCCGACCCTTGTAGAATCCTATGTCAGAGCTATAGAAAGCTGCACAGTGCTCGACCCTGCAACGCTACTTCTACCCCAGCCTTATCTTCCCCAGTCTTTGCTTGAATGGGTTGGAACATACGATTTAATGAACAATGAAGAAGTGTTCGTAAGCTCTAACTCGGTTTATCACCCGTACGACTCACCCGGACAATGTCAGAAACTCTTCCTGAGCAATACCAATGGGCTGGCGTCCGGAAACGTGATTGAAGAAGCTATTCTTCACGGGATGCTTGAGGTTATAGAAAGGGACGCAATAAGCATAGCACAGTATTCCCGCAATCTCGGAAAAGAAATCGTGCTAACTGAGAAAGATGGATACCTGTACGAACTTGCCAGCAAATTTAAAGATGCAGGAATAGAACTCAAAATCTGGCTGGTCCCGAGCGATACCGGCATTCCGACAGTAATTGCGGTAACTGATGACGTAAAACTTAAAGACCCTGCGCTTCTCGTCATGGGTGCAGGCTCCCACCTGAAACCCGAAATTGCAGTTGCGAGAGCTATAACCGAAGCTGCCCAATCACGAGTAGTTCAAATTCAGGGAGCAAGGGAAGACACGGATAGAGAAGGTTTTATCCGAAGTGTGGGATATGACCGCATGAAGCGGTTAAACAGGTTCTGGTTTGAAGATGGAGAAAAAATATCTCTTTCCGAAGTACAGGACCTATCCAGAAAAAGCCCTGCAGAAAATATCGATGTAATCCTCGAAAAACTTAAAGGTCTAGCCGAAAGAGTGCTGGTGGTAGACCTCTCAAGAGAAGAGATTAAAGTGCCGGTTGTGCGAGTAATAATTCCCGGATTAGAACTTTTCAC